The following nucleotide sequence is from Methylocella sp..
GGGCACCAGAAGGGACACACCGAAATTTATCGCGGCGCCGAGTATGACGTGAGCTTTGTTCCAAAGGTCAAGATCGAGGTCGCGGTTCCCGCCAGCATTGTCGGTCAGATCGTCGATGCGATCAGGAGGTCGGCGCGCACAGGGCAGATCGGAGACGGCAAGATTTTCGTCGCAAGCATCGACCGCGCGGTGCGCATCCGCACCGGCGAGACGGACGACGCCGCCCTGTAAGCCAAGATCCGGATCTTTAGGTGGGAGGAGCTAGACGATGATATCCTTCAGAACCGCACATACGACGTTCAAGTTTCTCGCCTTCGGCCTCTTCATCGCAATATTTGCGTCGCTGATTTTCCTCGATCAATCCTCGGCGCAAGACGCCGCCGCCGCGGCGCCGCCCGCCTGCGACGCCAAGACCTTGACGGCGTGCACGCCCAATTCCGGCGACACGGCCTGGATGCTCACATCGGTGGCGCTGGTCCTGATGATGACCATTCCGGGCCTTGGACTGTTTTATGGCGGGATGGTCCGCAAGAAGAACGTCGGCGACACGGTGGTGACGAGCTTCGCCATTACCTGTCTCATAACTGTGCTGTTTACGGTTTTGACCTACAGCTTGGCCTTTCGCGCCGGATCGCCGTTCATCGGCGGCCTCGATCGCGCCTTCCTGCAAGGCATTTTGAGCGATATCTCCAAAGGCGTCGGCAATCCCAATCCGCTCGCGCCGACCATCCCCGAAACCGTCTACATATGTTTCCAAATGACCTTCGCGATCATCACGCCGGCGCTGATCGCGGGGGCGTTCGCCGAGCGCATGAAGTTCTCGGCGATGCTGTGGTTCATCGGACTCTGGGCGATCTTCGTGTACGCGCCGATCGCGCATTGGGTTTGGGGCCCCGACGGATTCCTGAACAGCACTAACGATGCGGCGCGCGTCAAAGTGCTCGACTTCGCCGGCGGCACGGTGGTTCACATCAACTCGGGCGTCGCGGGCTTGATGTGCGCCTTGATGCTCGGCCGGCGGAGGGATGCCGGGCCAGCGCATAATGTGGTGCTCACCTTCATTGGCGCCTCGCTGCTGTGGGTTGGCTGGTTTGGCTTCAACGCCGGCTCGGCCGTGACGGCAGGAATGCAGGCGGGCATGGCGATGCTGGTCACGCAAATCGCCACCGCCGTCGCGGCGCTGACCTGGATGTTTGTCGAATGGTCCTATCGCGGCAAGCCGACCGTCGTCGGCATCTGTTCGGGCGCCGTGGCCGGTCTCGTCGCCATTACGCCGGCCTCGGGTTTCGTCGGCCCGGGGGGAGCGATAGCAATCGGCGTCGCAGCGGGCATTTTGTGCTATCTCGGAGTGACGGGACTGAAATCCGCGTTAGGCTATGACGATGCGCTCGATGCCTTCGGAGTGCACGCGGTCGGCGGCGCGACCGGCGCCATCCTGACCGGAGTCTTCGCCATCCAGGAATATGGCGGCACATCGGGACTCATCGAAGGCAATGGGGCGCAAGTCGTCAATCAGCTCATTGGCGTCGGCATCGTGATCGCCTATGACGTCGTCGTTTCACTCGTTATTTTGAAGATCCTCGATCTGTTCATCGGATTGAGAGTGAGCCCCGACGTGGAGCTCGAAGGACTCGATCTGACGCTGCATGGAGAGGTCGTCCAGTAAGGCCGAGAACAGCGGAAAAGCGATTATTCCTGGTGGCTGCGCGGCCGCCAGGATAAATCCTCGGACCATACATAGATCGCAATCGCCGCCAGAAACATAGCCGCGCCAACCCAGAACAGCGGCGAATGGTGAATGCGCCTCCAGTCGGGGCGGCGTCGATCCGGCTCCGCGCCGTGGTGGCGATCATGTCTGTTCTCGTTCATTTTTCCACCCGCATGTTCTTAAAAGAGCCGCCAGGACGCGCACCGCCCGAAGCTCTTGACCGTTGTGCATGATTCTCAACTTTTGCGACAGCGCCCGTCCCCTTCGCGTTCTCCCCCTTATTCGAGTTTTTCGTCCCTCTTGCTTTGCGAACCCCGCAGGGTGAGGCTGCAGCTTTCGCCTCGAACCAAAACTCGGGAAACGCGATGGCTTGCGACAAAATCATGCTGATCCGCCATTCCGAGCGGCCAGACCCCGAGAGGAAAATCCGGGGCGTTGCGCTGGACGGCAAAAAAGGACAAGGAATCCCTCTCAGTGCGCGGCTGGCAGCGGGCTGGGGCCCTCGTGCGGTTGTTTGCCCCTAATGACGCCCGGTTCGCCCATCCTGCTTTGGCGAGACCGCAGATTTTATTCGCCTGCAA
It contains:
- a CDS encoding P-II family nitrogen regulator translates to MKLVTAIIQPFKLEEVRDSLTELGVAGMTVTEVKGFGHQKGHTEIYRGAEYDVSFVPKVKIEVAVPASIVGQIVDAIRRSARTGQIGDGKIFVASIDRAVRIRTGETDDAAL
- a CDS encoding ammonium transporter, whose translation is MISFRTAHTTFKFLAFGLFIAIFASLIFLDQSSAQDAAAAAPPACDAKTLTACTPNSGDTAWMLTSVALVLMMTIPGLGLFYGGMVRKKNVGDTVVTSFAITCLITVLFTVLTYSLAFRAGSPFIGGLDRAFLQGILSDISKGVGNPNPLAPTIPETVYICFQMTFAIITPALIAGAFAERMKFSAMLWFIGLWAIFVYAPIAHWVWGPDGFLNSTNDAARVKVLDFAGGTVVHINSGVAGLMCALMLGRRRDAGPAHNVVLTFIGASLLWVGWFGFNAGSAVTAGMQAGMAMLVTQIATAVAALTWMFVEWSYRGKPTVVGICSGAVAGLVAITPASGFVGPGGAIAIGVAAGILCYLGVTGLKSALGYDDALDAFGVHAVGGATGAILTGVFAIQEYGGTSGLIEGNGAQVVNQLIGVGIVIAYDVVVSLVILKILDLFIGLRVSPDVELEGLDLTLHGEVVQ